The Candidatus Binatota bacterium genome contains a region encoding:
- a CDS encoding JAB domain-containing protein codes for MSHAAPKHTWLNSEAPRERLREVGAAALSDGELLALLAGSGHASSGNALELARGLLARFGDLRRLSGVGTSELCSVPGLGNARASRLEAAWEIGRRVHSRELKLGCALTSSEQVFKHFGPLLSELKRERFYGLLLDSKNRLLRKAMISEGSLGASLVHPREAFRPAVCEAAAAVIFMHNHPSGDPGPSSEDRRITARLRRAGEILGIPVLDHVVVGRDGYFSFADSGWE; via the coding sequence GTGTCGCACGCGGCCCCAAAACACACCTGGCTCAACAGTGAGGCTCCGCGCGAACGCCTGCGGGAGGTAGGAGCCGCGGCGCTGAGCGACGGCGAGCTGCTGGCATTGTTGGCGGGAAGCGGCCACGCAAGTTCGGGCAACGCTCTTGAGCTCGCGCGTGGACTGCTCGCCAGGTTCGGCGACCTTCGCAGGCTTTCTGGTGTGGGTACGAGCGAGCTCTGCTCGGTGCCGGGACTGGGCAACGCGCGAGCCTCGAGGTTGGAGGCTGCCTGGGAGATTGGCCGCCGGGTCCATTCTCGGGAGCTCAAGCTCGGATGCGCCCTGACTTCGTCCGAGCAGGTGTTCAAACACTTCGGCCCCTTGCTATCGGAGCTCAAGCGCGAGCGTTTCTACGGCCTGCTGCTCGACAGCAAGAACCGGCTGTTGCGCAAGGCGATGATCTCGGAGGGCTCGCTGGGGGCCTCGTTGGTTCATCCCCGCGAGGCATTCCGCCCAGCGGTGTGCGAAGCTGCCGCCGCGGTGATTTTTATGCACAACCACCCCAGCGGAGATCCCGGTCCCAGCAGCGAAGACCGGCGTATCACGGCGCGCTTGAGGCGGGCCGGTGAAATCCTGGGCATACCGGTACTCGACCACGTGGTGGTGGGCCGAGACGGCTACTTTTCTTTCGCTGATTCCGGTTGGGAGTAG
- a CDS encoding undecaprenyl-diphosphate phosphatase: protein MNTAQAVLLGILQGLTEFLPVSSSGHLVLARRLFGSSVESPVALDVMLHVGTLLAVLGYFRADLLRLLLSLGGGDSPDRRQVGLLALATLPIVVVGLLFAAQVEAAFSSPAVVGLCLLITACMLAWASRLAAGSKGADAMRPLDALVIGALQAVAVLPGISRAGATVTAGLGRGLDRDLAARFAFLLSIPAILGAVVFKLDELVHLLDTSFTPVLAGVAASAVTGWLAIAIMMRAIRRGRLLPFALYCIVTGCLGLYLGVLTGSG from the coding sequence GTGAACACAGCGCAGGCAGTACTGCTGGGGATCCTCCAGGGATTGACCGAGTTCCTACCGGTCTCCAGTTCCGGCCACCTGGTGCTGGCCCGCCGGCTGTTCGGCAGCTCTGTCGAGTCGCCCGTGGCCTTGGACGTCATGCTGCACGTGGGCACGCTGTTGGCCGTGCTGGGGTATTTCAGGGCTGACCTGCTGCGCCTGCTGCTGTCGCTGGGTGGTGGAGATTCGCCCGACCGGCGACAGGTCGGGCTGCTGGCCCTGGCCACCTTGCCCATAGTGGTCGTGGGCCTGCTGTTCGCCGCGCAGGTAGAGGCCGCGTTTTCGTCGCCGGCCGTGGTGGGCCTGTGCCTCTTGATTACAGCCTGCATGCTGGCCTGGGCCTCGAGGCTGGCGGCCGGGAGCAAGGGAGCCGATGCCATGCGGCCGCTGGACGCTCTGGTCATAGGCGCCCTGCAGGCGGTGGCCGTGTTGCCGGGCATATCGCGGGCCGGGGCCACGGTCACTGCCGGCCTGGGGCGAGGGCTCGACCGCGACCTGGCGGCCCGTTTTGCCTTCCTTTTGTCGATTCCGGCCATACTGGGCGCGGTAGTTTTCAAGCTCGACGAGCTGGTACACCTGCTTGATACGAGTTTCACGCCGGTGTTGGCAGGGGTCGCCGCGTCGGCCGTGACCGGCTGGCTGGCCATAGCAATAATGATGCGTGCCATCAGGAGGGGAAGGCTGCTGCCCTTTGCGCTATACTGCATTGTTACAGGCTGTTTGGGCCTGTACCTGGGAGTTTTGACTGGTAGTGGCTAA
- a CDS encoding DNA translocase FtsK, whose protein sequence is MAKRPARNRKTESRLVHEVEAILCSALGAALALSFYSYSPDSPATNQVGVVGYTVAHALVQCFGYASYLFPALLVAGAVGLFARQTATVSPVRLVGAVALLFEGAVVLGLYRQGVVPTEAGGWVGGFLSALARQAFGMVGSSVILAAFAGWIFIMLTGAAPSRVLARFALLVRSAVLRAGNFMGEKIERAASGLGEFARAHRPRMPRMPSRPAPPAALSRSEQVEEPAAPMVFSIDDEPDLDEADTDAIGFGVDEVAVDVASNGHAELEEGKARAILEITSSAESVAEARRRMSEESKGRDKQEKFNFSVDDNDYSLPPVNLLGDPDEADVDVDEDTLIALSKVLEQKLSTFGVSGSVTAVRSGPVITTYEFEPDAGIKVSRIVNLCDDLTMALRAHGVRIVAPIPGKNVVGIEVSNRHRDLVGLRDLIDCEEFRGLPSALSVVVGRDTTGVARYADLAKMPHLLMAGATGSGKSVALNAIIMSILYKATPRDVRFIMIDPKMLELSIYEGIPHLLVPVVTDVRKAAAALANVMREMDRRFELMKELKVRSVDDYNARVAEQLEEEYEEYEEEEEEQEEELELAEGEEYEEEEEEEGEEEYEEGEEEEEEEYELEEESPHEHLPRVVVVVDELADLMMVVGREVEESITRLAQKARAAGIHLILATQRPSVDVITGLIKANFPARISFQVTSRHDSKTILDGVGAERLLGMGDMLYMAPGTSFLARLHGAFISDREIDEVVEFIKEQGDPQYQMELLDSQSGDDEDEGEPDFFDELYDKAVDVVTRHGQGSTSWVQRQLGVGYNRAARIMEQMERDGVVGPADGSRPRQVLAQAIPPA, encoded by the coding sequence GTGGCTAAACGGCCCGCAAGGAACAGGAAGACCGAGTCGCGCCTCGTACACGAGGTGGAGGCAATACTGTGCTCGGCGCTCGGGGCTGCCCTGGCGCTGAGTTTCTACTCCTACTCACCCGATTCGCCCGCGACCAACCAGGTGGGCGTGGTGGGCTACACCGTGGCCCACGCACTGGTGCAGTGCTTCGGATACGCCAGCTACCTGTTTCCCGCGCTGCTCGTCGCCGGTGCCGTGGGCTTGTTTGCAAGGCAGACGGCCACCGTGTCGCCGGTGCGGCTGGTGGGCGCGGTTGCCCTGTTATTTGAGGGCGCCGTGGTCCTTGGTCTTTACCGGCAGGGGGTAGTGCCGACCGAAGCCGGCGGCTGGGTTGGTGGTTTTCTTTCTGCCTTGGCCAGGCAGGCCTTCGGTATGGTAGGCAGCTCGGTGATCCTGGCCGCGTTTGCCGGCTGGATTTTTATTATGCTCACCGGCGCCGCGCCTTCGCGGGTTCTCGCGCGCTTTGCCCTGTTGGTTCGCAGCGCGGTGCTGCGCGCGGGTAACTTCATGGGCGAGAAGATAGAGCGCGCGGCCTCGGGCCTGGGAGAGTTCGCGCGGGCGCACCGGCCTCGTATGCCGCGCATGCCGTCCCGCCCCGCCCCGCCCGCGGCGTTGTCGCGTAGCGAGCAGGTCGAGGAGCCGGCCGCGCCAATGGTCTTCTCCATAGATGACGAGCCCGACCTTGATGAGGCCGACACCGACGCGATTGGCTTCGGTGTCGATGAAGTTGCGGTCGACGTAGCTTCTAATGGCCACGCCGAACTCGAAGAGGGCAAGGCCCGGGCCATACTCGAGATCACCAGCAGCGCCGAGTCGGTGGCCGAGGCACGCCGGCGCATGAGCGAGGAATCGAAGGGCCGCGACAAGCAGGAGAAGTTTAACTTCAGCGTCGACGACAACGACTACAGTCTTCCCCCGGTCAATCTGCTGGGCGATCCCGACGAGGCCGACGTGGACGTCGACGAGGACACGCTGATAGCCTTGTCCAAGGTACTCGAGCAGAAGCTGTCTACCTTTGGGGTGTCGGGCAGCGTCACCGCGGTGCGCTCGGGCCCGGTTATTACCACTTACGAGTTCGAGCCCGACGCCGGCATCAAGGTGAGCCGCATAGTGAATCTCTGCGACGATCTGACCATGGCCCTGAGGGCCCACGGCGTGAGAATCGTGGCACCGATTCCGGGCAAGAACGTGGTAGGAATCGAGGTATCCAACCGTCACCGCGACCTCGTTGGCCTGCGTGACCTGATCGACTGCGAAGAGTTTCGCGGCCTGCCTTCGGCGCTGTCGGTGGTCGTGGGCAGGGACACCACGGGCGTGGCGCGTTACGCCGATCTGGCAAAGATGCCCCACCTGCTGATGGCTGGCGCTACGGGTTCGGGTAAATCGGTGGCACTGAACGCCATCATCATGAGCATCCTGTACAAGGCCACGCCGAGGGACGTGCGCTTCATAATGATCGACCCCAAGATGCTCGAGTTGTCGATCTACGAGGGCATTCCCCACTTGCTGGTACCGGTAGTGACCGACGTCCGGAAAGCTGCCGCCGCCCTGGCCAACGTCATGCGCGAGATGGACCGTCGCTTTGAGCTGATGAAGGAGCTCAAGGTTCGCAGTGTCGACGACTACAACGCGCGCGTGGCCGAGCAGCTCGAAGAAGAGTACGAAGAGTACGAGGAAGAAGAGGAAGAGCAGGAAGAGGAGCTCGAGCTTGCCGAGGGCGAAGAGTACGAGGAAGAAGAGGAAGAGGAAGGAGAGGAAGAGTACGAGGAAGGAGAGGAAGAGGAAGAAGAGGAGTACGAGCTCGAAGAAGAAAGCCCGCACGAGCATCTTCCCCGGGTGGTGGTCGTGGTGGACGAGCTTGCTGACCTGATGATGGTGGTGGGCCGCGAGGTCGAAGAGTCGATCACGCGCCTGGCGCAAAAGGCGCGGGCGGCGGGTATACACCTGATACTGGCCACGCAGCGGCCTTCGGTCGACGTAATTACCGGGCTGATCAAGGCCAACTTTCCCGCGCGCATTTCTTTCCAGGTCACCTCGCGGCATGACTCCAAGACCATTCTCGACGGCGTCGGGGCTGAGCGCCTGCTGGGCATGGGCGACATGCTCTACATGGCTCCCGGCACTTCGTTCCTGGCGCGTCTGCACGGGGCCTTCATCAGCGATCGCGAGATCGATGAGGTCGTTGAGTTCATTAAGGAGCAGGGCGATCCGCAGTACCAGATGGAGCTGCTCGACAGCCAGTCGGGCGACGACGAGGACGAGGGCGAACCGGACTTCTTCGATGAGCTCTACGACAAGGCCGTTGACGTGGTTACCCGCCACGGGCAGGGTTCTACGTCGTGGGTACAGCGGCAACTGGGAGTCGGTTACAACCGTGCGGCGCGCATCATGGAACAGATGGAGCGCGACGGAGTGGTGGGTCCGGCCGACGGGTCGCGGCCGCGACAGGTGTTGGCCCAGGCCATACCGCCTGCCTGA
- a CDS encoding single-stranded DNA-binding protein, which produces MASVNKVILIGNLGQDPELRNTNSGKAVTTMRMATTDVWTDQSGERQERTEWHSVVVWGRQAENCVQYLQKGRPVYVEGRLQTRKWQDRDGNDRYSTEIVADRVQFLGGRSDGDAPRASSDSRDDVPSFPSQPEAGAGSDVPF; this is translated from the coding sequence ATGGCATCAGTAAACAAGGTAATTCTCATCGGAAATCTCGGGCAGGACCCCGAATTGCGCAACACGAACAGCGGCAAGGCCGTCACGACCATGCGCATGGCCACCACCGACGTGTGGACCGACCAGTCGGGAGAGCGGCAGGAACGCACCGAGTGGCACAGTGTGGTCGTATGGGGCCGGCAGGCTGAAAACTGCGTGCAGTACCTGCAGAAAGGGCGCCCGGTATACGTGGAAGGCCGCCTGCAGACCCGCAAGTGGCAGGACAGGGACGGAAACGACCGCTACTCTACCGAGATAGTGGCCGACCGCGTCCAGTTTCTGGGCGGACGCAGCGATGGCGACGCGCCGCGGGCCAGCTCGGACAGCAGGGACGACGTGCCCAGCTTCCCGTCCCAGCCGGAAGCCGGCGCGGGCTCGGACGTACCCTTCTAG
- the moaC gene encoding cyclic pyranopterin monophosphate synthase MoaC: MKFGGGLQAGERGLKEFSHTDEKGRVRMVDVSGKDATRREAVAAAELQMQPSTLERILAGDLPKGDVLAVARTAGIMAAKQTHTLIPMCHQLGLDSVSVDFETDPERPGVLCLQATAVVNGRTGVEMEALLAATLAGLTVYDMCKAVDRGMVLGEVRLLEKSGGRSGHYQRA, from the coding sequence ATGAAGTTTGGCGGTGGTTTGCAAGCGGGAGAGCGTGGGTTGAAAGAGTTCAGTCACACAGATGAGAAGGGTCGCGTACGCATGGTCGACGTGTCGGGCAAGGACGCGACCCGGCGTGAGGCCGTAGCCGCGGCCGAACTGCAGATGCAGCCCTCCACCCTTGAACGCATACTCGCGGGCGATCTGCCCAAGGGCGACGTGCTCGCGGTGGCGCGCACTGCCGGCATCATGGCGGCCAAGCAGACCCACACGCTCATCCCCATGTGCCATCAGCTTGGACTCGATTCGGTTTCGGTTGATTTTGAGACCGACCCCGAACGGCCTGGCGTGCTGTGCCTGCAGGCAACGGCGGTGGTCAACGGGCGCACGGGGGTCGAAATGGAGGCCCTGCTTGCCGCCACCCTCGCGGGGCTTACGGTCTACGACATGTGCAAGGCCGTCGACCGCGGCATGGTGCTCGGAGAGGTTCGCCTGCTGGAGAAGAGCGGCGGGCGAAGCGGCCACTACCAGCGCGCCTGA